In bacterium, the following proteins share a genomic window:
- the rplA gene encoding 50S ribosomal protein L1, which translates to MKRGKTYKEAAVLVDRAVFYLLDDGIELLHKLPSAKFDETVECAIRLGVDPRHADQMVRSTVVLPHGTGRTVRVLVFTKGESEKEAKDAGADYVGAEDLAEKIQAGWVDFDVAIATPDMMKIVGRLGKVLGPRGIMPSPKSGTVTSDVAQAVHDAKAGKIEFRVDKAGNVQVPVGKKSFENNRLKDNIVALMDAIVRVKPASAKGTYVKSVTISSTMSPGIRIDKTALLQSLGS; encoded by the coding sequence ATGAAACGGGGGAAAACGTACAAGGAAGCTGCGGTGCTCGTTGACCGCGCTGTCTTTTATCTCCTAGATGATGGTATCGAGCTTCTGCACAAACTCCCGTCTGCAAAATTCGATGAAACAGTTGAATGTGCTATCCGGCTGGGAGTTGACCCGCGGCATGCGGACCAGATGGTACGGAGCACCGTGGTTCTGCCGCATGGAACCGGCCGGACAGTACGTGTGCTTGTTTTTACCAAAGGCGAGAGCGAAAAAGAGGCAAAAGATGCAGGAGCCGATTATGTGGGTGCGGAAGACCTTGCCGAAAAGATTCAGGCGGGCTGGGTTGATTTTGATGTTGCCATTGCCACGCCCGATATGATGAAAATAGTCGGCCGTCTCGGAAAGGTGCTCGGACCGAGAGGAATCATGCCAAGCCCCAAATCCGGAACCGTCACAAGCGATGTTGCCCAGGCAGTCCATGACGCCAAGGCCGGAAAGATCGAGTTCAGGGTTGACAAGGCGGGCAATGTGCAGGTTCCTGTCGGGAAAAAATCGTTTGAAAACAACCGGCTCAAGGATAACATTGTTGCCTTGATGGATGCGATAGTGAGGGTAAAACCCGCATCGGCAAAAGGCACGTATGTCAAGAGCGTTACAATTTCTTCAACGATGAGCCCGGGAATCAGAATAGATAAGACTGCTCTTTTGCAGTCGCTGGGCAGTTGA
- the rplL gene encoding 50S ribosomal protein L7/L12 — protein MAEDKIKKLVDQIGELTVIELSELVKAIEDKFGVEAAAPVMMAGAPAAGAGAEAAPAAEEKTEFDVMLTVIGEKKIQVIKVVRELTGLGLKEAKDLVEATPGKVLEGVDKAAAETAKTKLEEQGATVEVK, from the coding sequence ATGGCAGAAGACAAAATCAAAAAACTCGTCGATCAGATCGGCGAATTGACCGTTATCGAGCTTTCAGAACTCGTCAAGGCTATCGAAGATAAATTCGGCGTCGAAGCTGCTGCTCCTGTTATGATGGCTGGCGCTCCCGCAGCCGGTGCAGGCGCCGAAGCAGCTCCTGCCGCTGAAGAGAAGACAGAGTTCGATGTCATGCTCACGGTAATAGGCGAGAAGAAAATCCAGGTTATCAAGGTTGTCCGCGAGCTGACCGGTCTCGGCCTCAAGGAAGCCAAGGACCTTGTTGAAGCCACACCGGGCAAAGTACTCGAAGGCGTGGATAAAGCCGCTGCGGAGACAGCGAAGACCAAACTCGAGGAGCAGGGCGCTACTGTGGAAGTCAAATAA
- the rplJ gene encoding 50S ribosomal protein L10, with amino-acid sequence MKKEEKQQVVEEFIGIFDKPGVYLMDFKGLNVAEITELRSRLRDANVSMKVVKNTLAKRALKSVGVAGLDSYLVGPTGVVWSKEDSVVPAKVLLDFLKKHDKGTIKAGLVDGTVVKDNEIVILSNLPSKHELYAKVASVLNAPIVKLAMVLNGIPVKFVRTVDALREKRANEV; translated from the coding sequence ATGAAAAAAGAGGAAAAACAGCAGGTTGTCGAGGAGTTTATCGGCATATTCGATAAACCCGGCGTTTACCTGATGGATTTCAAGGGATTGAACGTTGCCGAGATCACGGAGCTCAGGAGCCGGCTCCGCGATGCAAACGTATCCATGAAAGTGGTTAAAAATACGCTTGCCAAACGAGCCCTGAAGAGTGTGGGCGTTGCAGGTCTCGACAGTTATCTGGTCGGGCCGACCGGCGTAGTGTGGTCAAAGGAAGATTCGGTAGTACCTGCGAAAGTCCTCCTTGACTTTTTGAAGAAACATGATAAGGGCACGATAAAGGCGGGTCTTGTCGATGGTACTGTTGTAAAGGATAACGAAATCGTAATCCTGTCGAACCTGCCCTCGAAGCATGAACTGTATGCAAAAGTCGCTTCGGTGCTGAATGCTCCTATTGTCAAGCTTGCGATGGTTTTAAACGGAATACCTGTAAAATTCGTTCGTACTGTTGACGCCCTCCGTGAGAAAAGGGCGAACGAGGTTTAA
- the rplK gene encoding 50S ribosomal protein L11, whose amino-acid sequence MAKKEIATIKLQLPAGQANPSPPVGPALGAHGVNIMEFCKAYNAKTQQQTGTIIPVVITVYSDRSFTFVTKTPPASTLLVKAAKVPKGSSMPNRDKVGKVTLQQVREIAELKMKDLNASSVESAMEMVKGTARSMGILVE is encoded by the coding sequence GTGGCAAAAAAAGAGATAGCAACGATAAAACTTCAGCTACCGGCCGGACAGGCGAATCCGTCTCCCCCTGTCGGCCCGGCGCTTGGAGCCCATGGTGTCAATATCATGGAGTTCTGCAAGGCATATAACGCCAAAACCCAGCAGCAGACAGGGACAATCATTCCGGTGGTAATCACCGTCTACAGCGACCGCTCGTTTACGTTTGTAACTAAAACGCCTCCTGCCTCGACGCTGCTTGTAAAAGCGGCGAAGGTTCCGAAGGGATCGAGTATGCCGAACCGTGACAAGGTCGGAAAGGTCACGCTGCAACAGGTACGCGAGATCGCTGAGCTGAAGATGAAGGATTTGAATGCAAGCAGTGTGGAAAGCGCCATGGAAATGGTCAAGGGCACTGCTCGGAGTATGGGTATTCTTGTTGAGTAG
- the rpoB gene encoding DNA-directed RNA polymerase subunit beta: MQDKNRIERLSFEKIQTVVDMPYLLDLQISSFNNFLQPDIAPSKRRDQGLQGVFKSIFPISDVHNTMILEYVDYSIGVPKYSIEECVERDMTFAAPLKATLRLITNEKQGGEQVVKDIISQQVFLGELPLMTRSGTFIINGAERVIVSQLHRSPGVFFGEETHPNGKLLFSARIIPYRGSWVEFSMDINDVMYAHIDRKRKFPATMLLRAFGYSTDASIYRLFFNTIKVPIGKVEESMICMEKIIDTGTGEVIVDEGELITSGHIETLKNMKVMQLDVLEYDRIKDATVLENTLSRDPSKNEEEALHRIYTLLRPGDPPNIDTARNLIERMFFNPKRYNLGDVGRYRMAHRLGTWGMKEEPTVLTRDDFIAIIKYMLGLCIEKEGHYTDDIDHLGNRRVRSVGELLGNQFNVGLSRLARTIKERMSLQNDEKKLTPHDLVNARTVSTVIASFFGSSQLSQFMDQINPLAELTHKRRLSALGPGGLTRERAGFEVRDVHHTHYGRVCPIETPEGPNIGLISYLATHARVNEFGFLETPYRKVRNGKVANLIEYLSADVEDKFTIAQANAPLNKDGSFVRNIIKARKRDDYPLVTPEEVDFIDVSPKQLVGVAASLIPFLEHDDANRALMGSNMQRQAVPLLRPQAPLVGTGMERKVAVDSGAMIISEDYGMVTAVSGDRIIVKRDEEEVTPETVFDTRDIDKVFNLTKFKRSNQDTCINQRALVRPGDRVEPGTILADGHATDNGDLALGANVLVAFLPWYGYNFEDAIVISEGLAKRDVFTSIHIEEFELQVRDTKRGTEELTKELPNVSEDAVKDLDENGVIRVGAEVKAGDILVGKVTPKGETELSPEERLLKAIFGEKAGDVRDASLKVPPGIEGVVIDTRVFSRKERDEKTRRRDKEMIERIKKDFQSKIAHIHELRTQEMTKILYSSKSGSNFVNTDTGEIFLEGGKTFTKKTLSVLDFDKIIPEGAWSTDDDVNERVEKTLSAAANELRILEEKMDREIEKIQRGDELSPGIAQLVKVRIARKRKVQVGDKMAGRHGNKGVVAKIVPDEDMPYLEDGTPVDIVLNPLGVPSRMNLGQILETHLGWAGSKLGKYFQSPVFDGATWDEIKEELKKAGLPLTGKTPVYDGRTGEAFDHDVTVGVIYILKLLHLVADKIHARSIGPYSLVTQQPLGGKAQFGGQRFGEMEVWALEAYGAAHILQEMITVKSDDVVGRSRIYEAVVKGENPPEPGVPESFNVLVKELQSLGLDVQLLKDGEVVM; this comes from the coding sequence GTGCAAGACAAAAATAGAATCGAGAGGCTGTCATTTGAGAAGATTCAAACTGTCGTTGATATGCCGTACCTTCTCGATCTTCAGATTTCATCGTTTAATAACTTTCTGCAGCCCGACATAGCACCATCGAAACGCCGCGATCAGGGTCTTCAGGGAGTTTTCAAATCAATATTCCCAATCAGCGATGTCCACAATACGATGATACTCGAGTATGTTGATTACTCGATTGGTGTACCGAAATATTCGATAGAAGAGTGCGTTGAGCGCGACATGACCTTTGCCGCTCCGCTCAAAGCGACTCTCAGGCTTATAACCAACGAGAAGCAGGGCGGGGAACAGGTCGTCAAGGATATCATCTCGCAGCAGGTCTTTCTGGGCGAGCTGCCCCTCATGACCAGATCGGGAACGTTTATTATAAACGGTGCTGAACGGGTTATCGTCAGCCAGCTTCACCGGTCGCCCGGTGTATTCTTTGGCGAGGAAACCCATCCGAACGGCAAGCTCTTGTTCAGCGCCCGGATCATTCCCTACCGCGGGAGCTGGGTCGAGTTTTCGATGGACATCAACGATGTGATGTATGCCCATATCGACCGTAAGCGTAAATTCCCCGCGACCATGCTTCTGAGAGCATTCGGTTACTCGACCGATGCGAGTATCTACCGCCTCTTCTTCAATACCATCAAGGTTCCCATCGGCAAAGTCGAAGAGAGCATGATCTGCATGGAAAAGATCATCGATACCGGGACCGGCGAGGTTATTGTCGATGAAGGAGAGCTCATTACCAGCGGTCATATCGAAACGCTCAAAAACATGAAAGTCATGCAGCTCGATGTGCTTGAATATGACCGTATTAAAGATGCGACAGTGCTGGAAAACACGCTCAGCCGTGACCCATCGAAGAACGAAGAGGAAGCGCTTCATCGCATTTACACTCTCTTACGGCCGGGGGACCCCCCGAATATCGATACCGCCCGTAATCTTATAGAGCGCATGTTTTTCAACCCGAAACGCTATAATCTCGGCGATGTCGGCCGTTACCGCATGGCACACCGGCTCGGAACCTGGGGTATGAAAGAGGAGCCCACGGTTCTGACCCGTGATGACTTCATTGCCATCATCAAATATATGCTCGGTTTGTGCATCGAAAAAGAGGGTCACTATACCGATGATATCGATCATCTCGGAAACAGGCGTGTGCGCTCGGTCGGCGAGCTTCTCGGCAACCAGTTCAATGTAGGATTGTCCCGTCTTGCCCGAACCATCAAGGAGCGGATGAGTCTCCAGAACGATGAAAAGAAGCTGACCCCGCACGACCTTGTCAATGCACGGACAGTCTCGACAGTGATCGCTTCATTCTTTGGGTCGAGCCAGCTCAGTCAGTTCATGGACCAGATCAATCCGCTTGCCGAGCTTACCCACAAACGCCGTCTTTCGGCGCTCGGTCCCGGGGGTCTGACCCGCGAACGGGCTGGTTTCGAGGTTCGCGACGTTCATCATACCCATTACGGACGCGTATGTCCCATCGAGACGCCTGAAGGCCCGAATATCGGTCTGATATCGTACCTTGCAACCCATGCCCGCGTCAATGAATTCGGATTTCTCGAGACGCCATACCGCAAGGTCAGAAATGGTAAAGTAGCGAATCTGATCGAATATCTGAGCGCCGATGTCGAGGACAAGTTTACCATCGCTCAGGCGAATGCGCCGCTCAACAAGGACGGCTCGTTTGTCAGGAATATCATTAAGGCGCGCAAACGTGATGATTACCCTCTTGTGACACCTGAAGAGGTTGATTTTATCGATGTGTCTCCGAAGCAGCTTGTCGGTGTCGCCGCCTCGCTTATTCCGTTCCTCGAGCACGACGATGCAAACAGGGCGCTCATGGGTTCGAACATGCAGCGTCAGGCCGTGCCTCTCCTGAGGCCGCAGGCGCCCCTTGTCGGCACCGGTATGGAGCGTAAGGTGGCGGTCGATTCGGGCGCCATGATCATCAGTGAGGATTATGGTATGGTAACCGCAGTTTCCGGAGACCGTATCATTGTTAAACGTGATGAAGAAGAGGTGACTCCCGAAACAGTCTTTGACACACGTGATATAGATAAAGTATTTAATCTGACCAAATTCAAGCGTTCAAACCAGGACACCTGCATCAATCAGCGAGCCCTTGTGAGACCGGGTGACCGCGTGGAGCCGGGAACTATCCTTGCCGACGGTCATGCGACCGACAACGGAGACCTGGCCCTTGGAGCGAACGTGCTTGTGGCGTTTCTCCCCTGGTATGGGTACAACTTCGAGGATGCGATTGTCATCAGTGAAGGGCTTGCCAAGCGGGATGTTTTCACCTCGATTCATATCGAGGAGTTCGAACTCCAGGTTCGCGATACCAAGCGCGGGACCGAAGAGCTCACTAAGGAGCTTCCGAATGTGTCCGAGGACGCTGTCAAGGACCTCGACGAAAACGGTGTTATCCGTGTTGGCGCCGAGGTCAAGGCCGGCGATATTCTTGTCGGCAAGGTCACTCCCAAGGGTGAGACCGAGCTTTCGCCGGAAGAACGTCTTCTCAAGGCAATTTTCGGTGAAAAAGCCGGCGATGTCCGTGATGCTTCTCTCAAGGTTCCACCCGGAATCGAGGGTGTTGTTATCGACACCCGTGTTTTCTCGCGGAAAGAACGTGATGAAAAAACACGCCGCCGTGACAAGGAAATGATCGAGAGAATCAAAAAGGATTTCCAGTCGAAAATCGCTCATATCCATGAGTTGAGAACCCAGGAGATGACCAAGATTCTCTATTCGAGCAAGTCGGGTTCCAATTTTGTCAATACCGACACAGGCGAGATTTTCCTCGAAGGAGGGAAAACCTTCACCAAAAAAACCCTCTCGGTGCTGGATTTCGATAAAATCATTCCCGAAGGGGCATGGTCAACCGACGACGATGTGAACGAACGGGTTGAAAAAACACTGAGCGCCGCTGCCAACGAACTCCGTATTCTCGAAGAGAAAATGGACCGCGAAATCGAGAAAATCCAGCGCGGCGATGAGCTTTCTCCGGGAATCGCTCAGCTTGTCAAGGTACGCATAGCCCGTAAACGCAAAGTCCAGGTGGGCGATAAGATGGCCGGCCGCCATGGAAACAAAGGCGTCGTTGCCAAAATCGTACCCGACGAGGATATGCCGTACCTCGAGGATGGCACACCGGTCGACATCGTGCTCAATCCGCTCGGTGTCCCCTCGCGTATGAATCTCGGGCAGATTCTCGAAACTCATCTCGGCTGGGCTGGAAGCAAACTGGGTAAATATTTCCAGTCGCCCGTTTTTGACGGCGCTACATGGGATGAGATTAAAGAGGAACTCAAAAAGGCGGGACTTCCCCTTACCGGGAAAACCCCCGTCTATGACGGCCGCACCGGCGAGGCTTTTGACCACGATGTCACAGTCGGAGTCATCTATATTCTCAAACTTCTCCATCTCGTTGCCGATAAAATCCACGCCCGGAGTATCGGGCCGTACTCCCTTGTCACCCAGCAGCCTCTCGGCGGCAAGGCTCAGTTCGGCGGGCAGCGTTTTGGTGAAATGGAGGTCTGGGCTCTCGAAGCATACGGGGCAGCCCATATCCTTCAGGAGATGATAACCGTTAAATCGGACGATGTTGTCGGAAGGTCCCGCATCTATGAAGCCGTCGTCAAGGGCGAAAATCCCCCGGAACCAGGCGTGCCCGAATCCTTCAACGTCCTTGTAAAAGAACTTCAGAGCCTCGGACTCGATGTCCAGCTCCTCAAGGATGGCGAAGTTGTCATGTGA